The nucleotide window ATAGCCTTAGGAGCGGTAAAGGTGTAGTTGTAGCTCACTTTATCGCCCTTCTCTAGCTGTTGCACCTTGCTAATGGTGCTAACTAGCCGCAGTGCGGGACGCAACCGCACAGTGTCATGTAGTGCATGTTTGGGTGGGAATGGGTTGATTCCGTACAGACCAATACCCAGGCGCATCGCGTTGGCATAGGCGGACTGCGCCCGGGGCCCACCGGCGGTTTGTGCCGTGTGGAACAGCGTTGGCTTCAACCCGGCAGCCAGTATCTTTTCTACTGATGTATCAAACAATTTTACGGCAGCGTGAATGGTCTGACTGTCGTCTCCGTCTGGGTCGGCCAAATGAGCCATGATACCTTCCAGCTGAATTTTCGGATACTGCTGTATGAGATCGATATATTTTTGCAGCTCATGTGGCATAACACCGTATCGGTTCATTCCCGTATTCAGTTCTAGATGAATCTTGACCCGTTTGCCCAGCTTGCCCAGAGCGTGCAGAGTGTCCTCGTCCTGGACGACAAAAGCTAATTGGCGAAACTTGAGCTTGGGAAAATTCTGTGGCTTGATCATACCCATAACCAAAATGGGCTGGCGCGGATTATGTGCACGCACCTTGAGCGCCTCGAAGTACCCATCTACTGCAATATAAGCGAACCATTCGCCTTTTAGTGCTGTGGCTACTTGCTGGATACCATGACCGTAGGCGTTGCCCTTTAGCACCGGGATTATCTGGAGTCCACTGTGCTGGCCGAAAAATTCAGCGTTGTGCGTCAGCGCAGACTTGGATATTTCAATACGATTGTATACTTCGTACGATCGCTGCAATTTCTTTGTTAGGCGGTGCAGATGTGTACGAATCATAGCCTTACCTAAAATTGCTTTAAGAAGTTGGTACCAAAGCTAGTTTGCAAACGCTGCTGGGCCGCAAAACGGGCTTCGGCGTATCCGACCAGTCGCGTCACCAGCTCTACGTTAGACACACCCTTTTGGCGCCAGTTGTGAGCGTATAGGCTGCCGGGTAGCGGATTGACTTCGTTGAAATAGACTGCGCCTTTCTTGCTGTCTATCAGCATGTCCACGCGAGCCGTGCCGGTGCAGCCCAGTGCACGGTAGACATCCAGACCAGTTTGTTCGGCTTTTTTGTACAGCTTTTCGGGCAGTTCGGCCGGGACCTTGCTGTAGCCTTGGGCACCCAATTTGCCACCCATTTTTTTGCCAGCGCCTTTGCCGCCCTGGCCCATATACTTAGTCTCGAAATCAAAGAAGTCTTCGCTCTGCACGAGGGGCTGTTCCAGATAGGATGGCACCGGATCCTCGTTACCCATAATAGGCAGCGTTACTTCGATAAGGTTGGGTACTGCTTCTTCAACAATCACTTTGTCGTCATAGTGCACGGCCACTTCCAGGGCATTCATGAGCTGCTTTGGGTCTGTCGCACGGGTAATGCCAATACTAGAACCAATGTGCGTTGGCTTCACAAATAGTGGGTACTTCAATGGCTTGATACGCGTCAGCACCTCTTGTGGATTTTGTGCCAGTTCGCGCGACATAAACCATACCCACTTGTTGCTGGACACACCCTGACTTATGGCCACCTGCTTGGCCAAGACCTTGTCCATGGCAATAGCACTGGCTGCTACACCACAGCCCACATACGGCACGCCGGCCATTTCTAGCAGTCCCATCAGATCGCCGTCTTCGCCGTGAGTGCCGTGCATTGCCGGAAACACCACGTCAATTTTTTTATAAGCTTTGCGGCCAGCGAATTGGCTGGATTTGACCAGTGTCAGGCCGTTGTCGAACAGCAAGTGAACTTTGGACGCCTTGTGCATAAAGCTTTCTAGCTCGGTGCCCTGGTACAGCTTGATATCTTTTAGTTTTTGGTCCCAGTACCACGAGCCGTCTTTGGCAATGTAGACCGGTTCTACTTGGTATTCTTTGGCTAGTTCGAGGGGTTTGATGATACTGGCGATGGCCGTGACTATCGAGACATCATGCTCGGTAGACTGCCCGCCAAAAATAACGGCGATTGTTTTCATAAGCCTAGTGTACGGCGGCCAAACTACAATTACAATATACAATTAATATGTGCAATTAAGCGTGCTTTGGGCGATAAGGAATGCCCGTTTCCTTTGACACACGCTGTGCGAAATCATCTAGATCTGCAAAATGCTCGCGCTCGTGCTGAGTGAACTCATCAAAGTCTTTTCTAAGTTCGTTCAGCATCCTGTAGAGCTCTTTGATGTCGTTCTCGATCGCCTCTTGGCGACCCTCAAGCCGTGCCAGGCGCTGGTTTGTTTCACGCTGGCCACCTTCAAGGTGCTTCTGACCAACTTCAAGCCGTGCCTGGCCTGCCTCAAGGTGCTTTTGACTTTTTTCGAGTCGAGCCTGACTCTCCTCAAGGTGCTTTTGACTCTCCTCCAGTCGTGTTTGTCCAACTTCGAGTCGGTCAAGGCGCTGGTTAGCCTCCTGCTGGTTCGCCTCAAGCTTATCCATGCGTCCACCAAGTTCATTAAAGCCAGTGCCAACCGCAAGAGCAAGCTCCTCGATTGATCCAGCCAAATCAGCTATGGTGGTGTCTTTTTTCTCGGCTTGAGTCATAAAGTCATTATATCATTGGCATCCGACGAGCTTAACGTAATAACCGCTATGCGTAATTATCAGTCCAGTCGTTCTGCAACACCCAGAGGTCTCCGGCGGCCACCAAGTGTTCCATTCCCGTGTAGAAACGCAGAGGATTGTCCTCTATATGTAGTTCGTTGCTAAAGCCGGCGTCTTTCAGGCCAGCTTCTATGGCTGGACGGGCTGAGTTTTCCATCAGAACCACGCGATCAGGATTGGCCCCCGCTATGAGCTGCCCCATGTGGTGATGCACACGAACGGTTTCTATGCCCTGATCGACCAAACCTGGTGTCACATACACCTTGCGCTTGGCGGGCAAGTCTTTGAGCAAGGCTAGGCCAGCCTTGATGCCGTCGATATTGCCGTTGTAGGTATCGTCGATAATCCAGGCGCCGCCAAGCGGGCGTGGCTGCATGCGGTGTTCGAATGGCACAGTCTTGGCCACGCCCTCTTCTATGTCCTTTTTGCTCAGCCCCAGGCCATCGGCTATTGCCGATACAGCTGCCAATGGCCCCACCTGGTGTCGCCCCAGCAATCCACTATGCAAGGATAGCTTTTTGCTGCCTTTGGCCATGGTAAACCGGACGCCGTCGAAGCCTACCTTTACGCCGCTGATCTTCCAACTGCCCACATGGTGAGCATCGTAGGTAATATGACTATCGGCGATATAAGGTTGAGCCGCCTCTGACTCGGCATTTACATAAACCTGCCTGTTGTCTAGGTAGTCCGCCAGACTAAAGATGTCCCGAGCGGCAGCCTCCAGCGTGGGGTACTGGTCCAGGTGGGCAGGCGCGATACCCGTAATAACGCCAATGGTGGGCCGAGTAGTCTGCGAAAAACGAGCCACGTCACCGGGCGCGCCCTCGCCATATTCGATAACCAGTACGTCTTCGCCGCCAGCGAGCTTTTTGGCAAACAAAGCGTGCGAGCTGGCCACATTTTTGTTGGCCGGTGTGATAGCCACCTTCCTGCCCTCGGCTAGGACCGTGCCCAGCAGTTCTTTCATGGTGGTTTTGCCGTAACTGCCGGCCACCGCAATTGTGGTGGCCGAATGCTTGGCAAAAATATCACGCGACTCGGCAATCAGCTTCTTTTCTTTGGGCCTGGTAATAAACACCCGCCCCAGCCACAACGGCACCACTATCAGATGCGCCCACACCAACGGCGACAACCATACCAAACAAACGCCACTAATCCCGACCGAATAATGCGCACCCCTAGCCCACAGGCCAATACAGAACAGGCCCAGCAGAATTTGCAGACCCATGCCGGCCACCAGTGCTAGTAACAGCATTTTCGCCGCCTTGGTCTTTTGCAGATCGCGCCGTTTCATAACTACGCCAAAACTGGGTGTTCGCCAGTACCATTTCAGGTAAGGTTCTATTTGGTATTCGGTACTCTGCAACATGTAGATCACCGTCTTTGGGTATCGTGGAGAAAATGAACTGATGGTTTTTCTCATTTTAGGAATCCTTTGACCAGCTCATAAACCTCATCCAGTCGGTCGTGGTGCACAAAATGTCCGGCACCTGGCAACACTTGTAATTTGCTGCCAGCAATGGCCACGTGGAATAGCTCGCCGTAAGTCACTGGCGTCGCGGTGTCTTCTGATCCATATATTAAAAGTGTGGGCAGTTTTAATGTGGCGGCCTCTGTCTGAACGTCATCGGTTACTATTTTCTTGAAGGTTTCTTGCAGGTGCTCGGCAACAAACAGGTCTGAACCGATGGCTTTATAGGCCTTCTTTTTCAGCCTGGTCTGGACCGACTTAGGCAGTGGCGCAGTAGCTAGCTTGGCAGTCTTGGCTGCCAGCCGGAGCATTTTCTTCCGGCCCCTGTACACATCCCGTATGCCAGCTGATGCCAGTAACACCAGGATGTCCGCTTTTAGTTCGCCAGTGGCAAGCCCTTTTATGGCAATGGTTCCGCCGTTGGAGTGGCCCACAATACCCTGTAGTTTGGGGGCATCAATTTTTTTTAGAAACTGTGACACAAAATGAACGTAGTCACCCACTCCCCACGTTTCTTGTGGTGGCTGCGTGCCGCCAAAGCCTGGCAGATCTACCACTATAGTTGTGTGTGTTGTCTGAAGCTTTTTGGCTAGCTGGGCAAAAGTAGCCTGACTGTCACCCCAGCCATGCAACAGCAGCACTGCCGGACCCTTGCCAGCTTGCTCGTAAGTAGTGAGCAGATTGTCTACGACAACATTCATTACTGGCATTATAACCCTAAACGCTTATGCTACTGGATAGATTGCAGCTTGGCCTGTAGCTCTTCAGTTGGAATAGTGTTTTCCGGAATAGTTACACCACGATTAATGCCAAAGCTACCATATTTTTCAATCCGGCTGCCCATTTGGTATTGGATCTCGACAAATCGCTGGCTCCAGACGTCTACCTTGATCTTGAAGACAATAGGTTCGCCGTCTTTGTACTGCGAAGGGTCGATACTCTCTAAGTGGGTAAGGTTCATATCAGAAGCAAATTGCTTCAGCATAGTCACATAGGCCTCGGGCTTTACACTGACATCATAGGTATAGAATGGCCGACCACCTTCTATAGCGTGCACTACTTTTTGTTGATCTATTTCGTAGACGTTTTTGTCGCGGATGAGCTTGAGCAGCCCCTGGCGCTTTTGGACATTCAGATTGGCAACCGGCACAACGCCCAGCGTTGATTCGTTATAAAGGTCACCGGCGGTCATACCCTGAGCAGGCTCGGATTTGCCCCAGATATTGAGCAAGCTGGAAAAATCCAATGATTGTCCCCCGGCATTTTTCTGAGTGGTATCTATCTGCGCATAACGCACATAGTCAGCCGTAGGCGTACCGACAGACTCGGTTTTGATAGTAGCGTTGACCTCGCCGGTCTGGTCGATAGTACTGGTACTGCGGGCGACATGTTGCGCACCTTGGCTAAGGTAGGCGTCCTGATGTAACTTTTGCGGACCACTTTCTTGGGTCACCTGGCGGCTTATGCCGGTCGTGCGCAAGCTGTTGTCTATTGCAGAGTAAAAAGTTCGTTCAGGATTGCTACGGACTACATGCCACCAAGCCCAGCCACTAATGCCGAATATTACCACCGCTGCTACTGTAAAGATTGAAGCCCATCGACCTTGGTCGGACGAGCCGGGGAGTTTGTTGAGTGATTTCATTTCCCCATTGTATCAATATAAGAGAAGAGGGACCAAGTATTACAGGATTTGTAAAAATTGGTCCCTTGTCCAGGGGGAATCGCGGACACCTTATAGGTGCCGGATGCTTCGTTGCTGGACACTCCAACAACTACTTATCCCTAGACGCCCGTCACGTTGCTTGCCCCTGGTAAGGGTCTTATGTCTCGAACATGAGCACCTTCTTGGCGCGCTGCCGGGCACTCAAGCCAGGCCACCGCTGCTTAGAGTCGCGGAACACGATGTACGAGAAGGCAAAGGCCAGAACCAGTGGAGTCCCGAGCAGCGACACCCACTGAGCGGCTTCAAGCCCCCAGATGATGTAGCTCCACAGGATGGCACCAATGACCCCAATCATAGGAATCACAAAGACCGCCCAGAACTTTCTCTCGCCTGGTGTTTCGAACATGGCCGTCCTTTTAATGTGTCCCGCCGTGGCAGGGTCTATCCATTCGGAGAGACACCTTTATTATACCGAGTGATACTGGTATAATAAGCAACTGAAATTTCTATGGGGCATTGGCGCAGTTGGCTAGCGCGCCTCGATGGCATCGAGGAGGTCATCGGTTCGAATCCGATATGCTCCACCAAGTACGAATACGTATCCTGGCATCAAGAGCTAAGCCCGTCCGATTGGACGGGCTTTCATTTGCCGTGAACCTGAGGTCTTGATCTAAGCTATACTAGAACGGTATAAAGGAGCATCTACATGGCAGACAAGCTAGATTTTTCAGGCACTTGGAAAAGCACATTTGAGTACGTAAATAAGCTAGAGCCAGAAGGCGGCAAGAGCGAGTACGACATCAAGATCCACCAAATGGGCAACCAGCTGGTCTTAGAAAGCATAGCTACTCCTGCTGGCAACTACTTTGTAGCCCGCCTGAGCCTAGACGACCACCTAAATCTACTAACAGGCAACTGGCAAGAAGACGCCTCGCCAGGCGGCGCCTACAAAGGCCAAGCCTACTACGGCGTAGGCATGCTCAAGATAGACCCAGACGGTACAACCCTTCGTGGCAAGATTGTCGAATACAACAACGACGTAGAGATCATCAGCGGCGACTGGGAAGTGACGCGCACAGACAAAACTGCCTAAAATATCGACTGTAAACGCCATATAAAAGAACCGACCAAAAGCCGGTTCTTTTATTCGTGCGCGCCCACCCTGCGGCGGATACTACGCCCATCTTTTTATTTTTGCACAGTTCTTGCAGCTGGTGTGGAGCAAGAAATTGTGAAGATGTTTGTTTTTCTTCGCCGCATAATGCGCACGATTACTATTAGCATAACCTATTTACTCAATACCGTCCACAAACCTGTAGAGTTCGAGTTGGAAATTGGCGTCGGTCAAGTAGAGTGCTGATGGCGAGGTTGCCTTGATGGTATTTGGATAATCAATGGTTACCATAACGACATTGCCCTTCTGCTGAAGGTAAAAAGTCGTAGGTACACTCACGGCTTCTTGGTGGTTCTTGAACGAGTCGTAATACAGCGCCTTACCCTTGGGCGTCTTCACGGCTATGCACCGAAGTAGCTTGGGCTCGGGCCGACGCGAGGCTTCTTTGCGCTCTGCCTGGCCCAACCTGCCTACTTGACGCAGTCCCGAGAAGTCACATTTTTCGTCTTTGTATTTATAAGGATCCAACACCGGGTCGTCCCTCAGCACTGTTACCTCGAAAAAATTCTGAGGGGCAAAAGTGATATCAGTGACCGGGGGTTGAGCCTGTACCTTCTTGATCCGCGCTTGGGTGGTGAGCGTCAGGTAACCAGGATACTGCTCGAACCGGTAGCCGCATTCATACCAGGTAGCAGCTACTTCTGTTTTGGAGCAAGGTATGTCTTTTGAATCCTCTTGGACCCCCGGCGGTAGGTAGCGCGGATAGACTGCCCAGTCTATATCTGAGACCTTTCGGTATACAAAGTCCGGTGTTGGCGGATCGTATAACTGGACGAGAATGTTCAGGCCCAGCACGGCAACCGCCAAAATACCGACAAGTGCGACTTTGTAGCGAAATACATTGGTGACATAGGTAAACAGCACAAACACGAACGCACCGACCAGGAACATGCCACCCAGTACCGCTGCCGGGTTACTATACAGCCGCTCCCAGCGGGTGAGTTCGTATCCTTTTAGATACTTGAGTTCGGTCCCCGGCAATTTAGAAAGCAGTATAAAGCCAGCATACAAGGTAGTCATAGACAGAGTTGCAATCGTCATCGCAGCCTCTAACCCACGATGCTTCAAACTGTTATAGGCGATAATAATAGCGCAACAATAAACCAGTGCAGGCAATCCGTTCTGAAAAATCATGGCAGTGTAGAGCGCCACTATAAAACTCATAGACGTCAGAACTGCAATAAAGGCCATCAACAGAAGCTGCGTGGCCGCTCCCAATAGGGCAACCTGAGCCCACGGAATTTTGTACTGCTCGATCTTCACAATGCCGGCCTGTGGATGGTTGGGCGAGATTGGCAAAACATCATCGGACCTTGCCCTTCTCCCTACGTCTATGCGTGCCTTCAGGATGAGCAAGAACAGCCCACCCAGCGCCACAATACTGGGCACGCTAAACCGAACCTCACCGGCAAAAGGCGCAAACACCGAGTAAGAAGCCAATATGGCCAAGACTTCTATCATGATCAAGGCGAGCCATAGTGACAACAGCAGCGAAACAGTCTTGAAACGGTTTGATACCAAACACATCACGCCCACGCCACCGAACCCTATAGATATCACCAGAAATGGCAGAAAGACAGAAAGACTGTTGGAGACGCTATAAGTGTCTCTTATTACAGATACGTCCGAAGCAGCCAACCCCAAGCACGCTACGCTGCCAAAAATGGTTACAACGCCCAAAATCCTGAGAGACAACGGACGCTTTGCAGTGTGCATTTTGTTCTCCAAACTAACCCCAATCCCCTGCCCTA belongs to Verrucomicrobiia bacterium and includes:
- a CDS encoding Mur ligase family protein gives rise to the protein MRKTISSFSPRYPKTVIYMLQSTEYQIEPYLKWYWRTPSFGVVMKRRDLQKTKAAKMLLLALVAGMGLQILLGLFCIGLWARGAHYSVGISGVCLVWLSPLVWAHLIVVPLWLGRVFITRPKEKKLIAESRDIFAKHSATTIAVAGSYGKTTMKELLGTVLAEGRKVAITPANKNVASSHALFAKKLAGGEDVLVIEYGEGAPGDVARFSQTTRPTIGVITGIAPAHLDQYPTLEAAARDIFSLADYLDNRQVYVNAESEAAQPYIADSHITYDAHHVGSWKISGVKVGFDGVRFTMAKGSKKLSLHSGLLGRHQVGPLAAVSAIADGLGLSKKDIEEGVAKTVPFEHRMQPRPLGGAWIIDDTYNGNIDGIKAGLALLKDLPAKRKVYVTPGLVDQGIETVRVHHHMGQLIAGANPDRVVLMENSARPAIEAGLKDAGFSNELHIEDNPLRFYTGMEHLVAAGDLWVLQNDWTDNYA
- the alr gene encoding alanine racemase, encoding MIRTHLHRLTKKLQRSYEVYNRIEISKSALTHNAEFFGQHSGLQIIPVLKGNAYGHGIQQVATALKGEWFAYIAVDGYFEALKVRAHNPRQPILVMGMIKPQNFPKLKFRQLAFVVQDEDTLHALGKLGKRVKIHLELNTGMNRYGVMPHELQKYIDLIQQYPKIQLEGIMAHLADPDGDDSQTIHAAVKLFDTSVEKILAAGLKPTLFHTAQTAGGPRAQSAYANAMRLGIGLYGINPFPPKHALHDTVRLRPALRLVSTISKVQQLEKGDKVSYNYTFTAPKAMRIGILPLGYHEGVSRALSNKGQVKIGSRFYPIVGRVCMNHTIVALGDENVHAGDEVVVYSNHSADQNSIDTIAVQHGLFSYSLLTDLSPDVRRYLIS
- a CDS encoding D-alanine--D-alanine ligase encodes the protein MKTIAVIFGGQSTEHDVSIVTAIASIIKPLELAKEYQVEPVYIAKDGSWYWDQKLKDIKLYQGTELESFMHKASKVHLLFDNGLTLVKSSQFAGRKAYKKIDVVFPAMHGTHGEDGDLMGLLEMAGVPYVGCGVAASAIAMDKVLAKQVAISQGVSSNKWVWFMSRELAQNPQEVLTRIKPLKYPLFVKPTHIGSSIGITRATDPKQLMNALEVAVHYDDKVIVEEAVPNLIEVTLPIMGNEDPVPSYLEQPLVQSEDFFDFETKYMGQGGKGAGKKMGGKLGAQGYSKVPAELPEKLYKKAEQTGLDVYRALGCTGTARVDMLIDSKKGAVYFNEVNPLPGSLYAHNWRQKGVSNVELVTRLVGYAEARFAAQQRLQTSFGTNFLKQF
- a CDS encoding alpha/beta hydrolase, whose product is MNVVVDNLLTTYEQAGKGPAVLLLHGWGDSQATFAQLAKKLQTTHTTIVVDLPGFGGTQPPQETWGVGDYVHFVSQFLKKIDAPKLQGIVGHSNGGTIAIKGLATGELKADILVLLASAGIRDVYRGRKKMLRLAAKTAKLATAPLPKSVQTRLKKKAYKAIGSDLFVAEHLQETFKKIVTDDVQTEAATLKLPTLLIYGSEDTATPVTYGELFHVAIAGSKLQVLPGAGHFVHHDRLDEVYELVKGFLK